A part of Deltaproteobacteria bacterium genomic DNA contains:
- a CDS encoding TlpA family protein disulfide reductase, producing the protein MKINFNNLINTLSILLLFFLLLKKVPDIYQNYKIEGSEAPALDFLSLDGKAQKLTNNKPLVLIFWATWCGPCRVELARINSFIKSNPNLKEHFLAISSLEDDNLVTKTIAERNYIIPAGLDPKGDLTSKFNISGTPTILFISKENKIHWKGAGLSPTLDLRLKNFLTK; encoded by the coding sequence ATGAAAATTAATTTTAATAACCTTATAAATACATTATCCATTTTACTACTGTTTTTTCTATTACTTAAAAAAGTACCAGATATTTATCAAAATTATAAAATTGAAGGATCAGAAGCTCCTGCCTTAGACTTTTTGAGCCTTGATGGTAAGGCTCAAAAATTAACTAACAATAAACCTCTAGTTTTGATATTCTGGGCTACTTGGTGTGGCCCCTGTCGAGTTGAATTGGCACGCATTAATTCTTTTATTAAGTCTAATCCCAACTTGAAAGAACATTTCTTGGCGATATCTAGCTTGGAAGATGATAATTTAGTCACAAAAACCATTGCAGAAAGAAATTATATCATCCCTGCTGGTTTAGACCCAAAAGGTGATCTTACAAGTAAGTTTAATATATCTGGAACACCCACAATTTTATTTATATCAAAAGAAAATAAAATCCATTGGAAAGGTGCAGGCTTAAGTCCAACTCTAGATCTACGACTTAAAAACTTCCTTACAAAATAA